The genomic region GTCGCCGGGATCTTGAGGGGCGGCAGCGGTCCCGGCGGGCGGTTGCGCCACGCTGAGCGGCAGCGCGACGCGGAAGATCGATCCTCTGCCGACTTCGCTTTCGAACGAGAGCTCGCCGCCGTGGGCGCGCACGACCCGCTCGGCGATCGCGAGACCGAGCCCCGACCCGCCTTTACGGGTCGAGAAGAACAGCTCGAAGATGCGCTCGCGGATCTCATCGGGGATGCCGGCGCCGTTGTCCTCCACCTCGAGCAGGACGCGCGGACCCTCGCGGCGGGAGCGCAGCACCACGCGCGGCGGCCGGCCCGTGCCTTCGCTCGCCGCGAGCGCGTTCTGCAGCAGGTTGATCAACAACTGCTGGAGCTGCTCTTCGTCCACGCGGACGGCGGCTCCCGGCGATTCGTCCGTGACTTCGAAGATCGCGCCGCGCAGGGCGAACTCGCGCGCCACGACGTCCCGCGCGCGCTCCAGGAGCTCCGCTGCCGGGACCGTTTCGAGGCGCAGCGCGCGCGGCCGGGCGTAGCTCAGAAAGTCGCTCACCAGGCGCTCGAGACGGCCGATCTCCGAGCGCGTGATGGCGAGGAGCTTCTTCTGCCCCGACGCCGCCTGGGCGCTCGCGAGGTCCTCCTCGAGCATCTGCATGTTGAGACTCAGCGAGTTGAGCGGATTGCGGATCTCGTGGGCGAGGCCCGCCGCGAGCGTGCCGAGATAGGCGAGCCGCTCGGCCTCCGCGGCCTGCGCCTCGAGTCTCTGGCCGCGGCGTATCAGGGCCGAGATCAGGAAGAAGGCGAGGATGAAGATCGCCACCGTCAGCCCGCCGATCCATGTCGTCTGCCGGACGAGCTCCTGACGCAGTTCGCCGATCCGGCGATCCATCTCGAGCGGGCTGATGCCGATGCGCAGCGACCCGAACTCGCCGATCGGCACGGTGACGTCGAGCGAATTGACGGCGCTCGACGGCAGCTGCACCGCGCGGCTCTCCTGGCGCTCCAGGGTGCGGCTCTCGACCCGGGGCGTCCCGGCGGGCAGCTCTCGCTCGGCGCTCGCGGCGCGAGCAGGGGCGGCGATCTCGGTCTCGCGACGCTCTTTCATCACGAGCACGCCGTCGCGGTCGGTGATCTCGACCGTCTGGACGATCTGGCGCTGGCGCAGGACCGAATCGATGTAGGTCTGGGTCTCGCGCTCGAGGGCGACCGCGGTGAAGAGGTCGCCCCCGGTGCTCTCGGCGCTCCCGGCGATGCGGCCGGCAAGATCCTGCGCCTCGCGCCGGGTTTCGAGCAGGACGCGATCGAGCTCGCGCCGGGAGAGGGTCTGGAAGATCAGCCAGGAGAAGAGCGCAAGATCGCTGAGGATGAAGAGCCCGAGGAGGGCGAAGATGATCCAATTACGCCGGGATGGGGGCCTTCTGGGCCGCGGAAACACCTGAAAATCATAGCACCGGCGCCCGCTTGAGAGGCTAAGTCAATGAAAAGGCGCAACTTGGGCTGAAACGTAACATCTTAGTCGCCAATCAGCAGATTTTTCTCGAACTGGAATATTCGAAGAAATCTTAGCGTTACACACTACGAACCCAAGCCCAGATCCACCCGGATCGTGGGCCATCCGACGAAAGGAGAAGGACCATGACGACTGGACTGATTCGCTTCAACCCGGAGACCGACCTCTTCCGCGGGCGGATGGACCGTCTCTTCAACCAGATGCTGAACAGCCCCTGGACACCGGCCCTGTCGGAGGACGTCACCAATCGCGGTTTCCTGCCGGCGGTCGACATCCGCGAGACGCCGGAGAACCTCACCATCACGGCGGAGCTGCCCGGCCTCGACAAGAAGGATGTCTCGATCACCCTCGAGAACCAGGTGCTGACCATCTCCGGCGAGCGCAGCTTCGAGAAGGAGGTCAAGGACGAGACCTGCCATCGGATCGAGCGCAGCTACGGCACCTTCTCCCGCTCCTTCACGCTGCCGGCGAACCTCAAGACCGACAAGGTGGACGCGAAGTTCGACAAGGGCGTGCTGGTCGTCACGGTGCCCAAGGCGGAAGAGAGCAAGCCGCGCAAGATCACCATCCTCTGAAGTCGTTCCGGAGGACGCCCCCTCCACCGGAAGTCGGTGGAGGTCGGCGGGGGTCAGCGGGAGCCGCGCCGGCTCCCGCTTTTCTTTTGCGGACGACTTCTCTACGATCCTCGTTCCATGGCCCACAGTTGCGCCTCGAAGGGTCCGTTGGGCAGACCAGCCCCGACGGCTCGCGCCCTGCCGGGAGTCCTCGTTCTGCTCGTGGGCTTCGTGCTCGGCTGCGGCGCCGACAGGCCGTCGGCGGCGCCGGGCACGGCGCGCGCCGCGACCGCCGTCGGCGCCACCATCGCCGACCTGTCCGGAGTCAACGAACTGGTGGCGAGCGACATCCAGTTCACTACCGACGTGCTCGACCAGCTCTTCGTCCAGTTGCTCGACGAGCAGGCCGACTTCGCCGATCATCCGCCCACATTCGCTCCCGAGCTCGCCAGGAGTTACGACTGGTCGGACGACCATCTCGCCCTGACCTTCCATCTCCGCGAGGATGCCCGCTGGAGCGATGGTGTTCCGATGACCGCCGAGGACGTCCGCTGGACCTGGCAGGCCCAGACCTCTCCGGAAGTCGCCTGGAGCTACGCAGACCAGAAGGACGGCATCACGGACGTCGAGGTGGTCGATCCCCACACCGTCCGATTCCGCTTCAAGGCGGCCTACTCCCACCAGCTCACCGACGCGATCGACGGCAAGATCCTGCCGAAGCACGTCTGGGGCCAGGTGCCGTTCGCAGCGTGGCGGGAGAGCGCCGCCTGGTTCCGCGACCACCTGGTGACCAGCGGCCCGTTCCGCCTGGCTGAGTGGCGGCCGGGCGAGGAGCTGGTGCTGGTGCGGAACGAGAACTATTTCGACCCGGCGCTTCCGAAGCTCGACCGGGTGATCTTCCGGGTCGCCCCGGACGCTGCGACGCACATCGAGCAGTTGCTCGCGGGAACGCTCGACTTCGCCTGCGGCATCACTCCGTCCGATGCGGCCCGCATCACGGACCGGAAAGACCTGCGGGTGATCGCCTTCGACAACCGGCAGTACGACTACATCGCCTGGAACCTGCTGCGGGCTCCTTTCGACGACCGGGAGATCCGCCGCGCCCTGACCCTTGCGATCGACCGGCAGGCCCTCGTCGACACCCTGTTCAAGGGCTATGCGCGCGTCGCCTCCTCGCCGATCCCATCGAACATCTGGGCGCACGACCGGACGCTCACGCCCCTGCCGTACGCTCCCGCCGAGTCCCGGCGCATTCTCGCGCAGCAGGGCTTTGCCGACCGCGATGGCGACGGAGTCCTCGAACGCGATGGCCGGCCGTTCGCCTTCGAGTTGACCACAAACTCCTCGAACCGGATCCGCACCGCGGCCCTGGTGTTGATCCAGGAGCAGCTGCGCCGGGTGGGCGTCGCCGCCACCCCCCGCACGATGGAGATCCACGCCCTCACCCAAGCCAATCGGGGGCACGAGTTCGACGCCACGGTCTCCGGTTGGGCGATCGACACCACGCTCGATTTCAGGCCGTACTTCCATTCGACCGAGAGCGCCGGCGGCTACAACATCGGCAGCTACGGCAACGCCGAAGTCGACCGACTGCTCGACACCTCGCGGCGCGCACCGAGCCCCGAAGCTGCACTTCCGGACCTCGTCCGCCTGCAGCAGATACTCCATGCCGACCAGCCCTACACTTTCCTCTGGGAACCGCAGCGCCTGTGCGCTGTGCGCGCCGACCTCGAGGAGGTGCGGCCGAACGCCCTTTCCGCCTATTTCAATCTGCCCGAGTGGCAGCGCCGCGCGTCTCCAGACGGACCGTGACGCGCGCGCTGCTGGCCAGGTTCGCGTCGGCGCTGCTCGCCTGCTGGATCGTCCTCTCCGCCGTCTTCTTCCTCCTCCGGCTGCTTCCGGGTGAACCCGGGGCCGCTTTCGAGGATCCGCGCGTACCGCAGGAGCAGCGTCTCCGCCTGCGCGCCATCTACGGCCTCGACCGGCCGCTCCCGGAGCAGTACCTGCGCTGGCTCGGCGGGGTGGCGCGCGGCGAGTGGGGATACTCGCTCAGTCAGCATCGGCCGGTCGCCCAGATCCTCCGCGAGACGGCTCCGAACACTGTGCTGCTGTCGGCCGCAGCTCTCGCCATCGAGCTCGTTCTCGGCCTCGCGCTCGGCATCGCCGCGGCCCGGCGAGCCGGCTCGTGGTTCGACCACGGGCTGCGCGCTTTGTCGCTCGCCCTCTGGTCGCTGCCGACCTTCTGGCTGGGGCTGATGCTGCTCGCCGCTTTCGCGGTCGCGCTGCCGCTCTTCCCTCCCGGGGCGATGCACGCGGTGGATGCCGACGGGCTCGGCCTCGGGCGCCGTAGCCTCGACCTCGCCTGGCACCTCGTGCTGCCCGCCGCCGCCATCGGGTTGCCCGGCGCCGCAGCGACGGCGCGCTTCGTGCGC from Thermoanaerobaculia bacterium harbors:
- a CDS encoding GHKL domain-containing protein, whose amino-acid sequence is MFPRPRRPPSRRNWIIFALLGLFILSDLALFSWLIFQTLSRRELDRVLLETRREAQDLAGRIAGSAESTGGDLFTAVALERETQTYIDSVLRQRQIVQTVEITDRDGVLVMKERRETEIAAPARAASAERELPAGTPRVESRTLERQESRAVQLPSSAVNSLDVTVPIGEFGSLRIGISPLEMDRRIGELRQELVRQTTWIGGLTVAIFILAFFLISALIRRGQRLEAQAAEAERLAYLGTLAAGLAHEIRNPLNSLSLNMQMLEEDLASAQAASGQKKLLAITRSEIGRLERLVSDFLSYARPRALRLETVPAAELLERARDVVAREFALRGAIFEVTDESPGAAVRVDEEQLQQLLINLLQNALAASEGTGRPPRVVLRSRREGPRVLLEVEDNGAGIPDEIRERIFELFFSTRKGGSGLGLAIAERVVRAHGGELSFESEVGRGSIFRVALPLSVAQPPAGTAAAPQDPGDR
- a CDS encoding Hsp20/alpha crystallin family protein gives rise to the protein MTTGLIRFNPETDLFRGRMDRLFNQMLNSPWTPALSEDVTNRGFLPAVDIRETPENLTITAELPGLDKKDVSITLENQVLTISGERSFEKEVKDETCHRIERSYGTFSRSFTLPANLKTDKVDAKFDKGVLVVTVPKAEESKPRKITIL
- a CDS encoding ABC transporter permease is translated as MTRALLARFASALLACWIVLSAVFFLLRLLPGEPGAAFEDPRVPQEQRLRLRAIYGLDRPLPEQYLRWLGGVARGEWGYSLSQHRPVAQILRETAPNTVLLSAAALAIELVLGLALGIAAARRAGSWFDHGLRALSLALWSLPTFWLGLMLLAAFAVALPLFPPGAMHAVDADGLGLGRRSLDLAWHLVLPAAAIGLPGAAATARFVRSTVLERLGEPFVQSARARGLSERRVLWTHALRAGLAPIAQLAGLSLAALLSGTIAVEVVFGWPGLGRATYDALVARDYPLLLAGTALSAAFVLAGSFLAEALQACLDPRLRDA